The region CACTGAGCGGAGGAAGCGGCCGCTCTTGTAAGGAAGTGAGAGCCAGTCTGTCTGCGTACACGGGGCAATGGCCGGAGAAATGACCATTCTGGGTGAGTGAGGAGGTCAAGCGGGAGCCGTTATCAGCTGCCTTATGGAGGAACGTACCACTACATGACGGAGAACGGGGGAGAGCAGCAGCTgaccgcagcagccaatcacatttctGCTTTAATTTCCAAAGCGTCTCTGAAGGCTAagagctggaatctgattggttgctatgggataaccgcttgctgattggtgggatttTAGTCACATGACTATATTTAAGCCTCTTATGTTGGGAGTGGAGGAATTTTGTCATGTGGAAGCTAAGAGTGTCTCAGACATGGAAGTCCCCCTGTTGGGAGCCGTGGTCTGCAGCCTTCCTATAAGTgtggaactacagctcccagcatgccatgTGTGTAGTCAGCGGGTTCAGCGCTGCCAGCTTTCCCGGAAAGTTGCCATATGGTAACCGGTGAGACCGGCGGCAGGAGTGCGTGAGGGTCCGCCGCTCCCCTCGTTCCCACGATCACTAGATCCCCCGCTGATCACTGTTTCATGAGACCCCCTTTACGGCTGCCGTCCGTCTCGTGGAAACCCCCCTGTAATGGTGCGTCCGCCGCGACGCTGTCGCATGCGCTTCATGTATGCGGGAAACCTACGTAGAAACGCGTTCATTTTCAGCATATGttttacctttaaaaaaaatggcgcGCGGAATACGTTTTCATCGGTTTGTTTTTcgttgtaaactttttttttttccctcagttTTTTTGTAgttcgtcttttttttttgtttgtttttgactaaaaatgtaaaaaaagaaaaaaaagtatatatttccgtacttttttcaaatttttttttctgtgggccagaAAAGCCTCGCGGCTCCTGCAAACCCCCTAAATAAGACGTATGGATGTATGCGCGGCCACACGTGGTCACAGTTGTGCCTTATTTGACTACGTTTAACCCATTAGAGCCCGTGGATCAGGGAAATGCTGAGTTTTcaacagtttttgtttttaaaaatatatacatttcgtGGCTGCCCCCGTGTCGGCGCGGCGCCCGCTTACATGGCGTCCGTTTATATATCCCTTTTTGTGTATGTTTAACGTGTACGATAGAATCCTCGTGTGAATTACAGTCAAGCGTTCACCTGGTTTTACGCACAATCCGCTGACCCGGCGCTACATCGTTAGTGTAAACGAGCTCCCTGCAGGCGGCGCTCCCTAAATCTGAATCTCAATAGCATACATATTTTAAACTGGTGTCCATGTTGGTGTCAGCCTGAATCAgtggagctgcagtgtaaagcatgggggacgGAGCAGCAAGAAGTGGATTTCTATCTAGCTTAAAGTGAGATATTACAGTAAATAGGGGATTATTCTCCAACTAATGGGATGCAGCTGCTTAgtaggggcccttttacataggacaGCAGTCGgcactttaaggggttgtccgctCATAAACTATtcatggataggtcatcactagtagaTCGTTGGGGTTCCACCGCCCCGGACCCCTCTGATCACACTGTTGTGATCTGATGCACAGagttaatttctgcaggaagcgaaCAACTCCGTTCCCGCTGCAGTGgcgaggcttggtattgcaggccattcgCTTCAATGCGAACTTTGCCTGTAAGGCCAAGCCCGGCCACTGTGgtgtgaatggagctgtctgcttcctgtggaaACTGGCTCGGCGCAcgctggcccagcaaacagctgatcggtgggggtcctgggCGGGCGGCAGACATctattgacctatccttaggacaggccatcactagtagatcatcagtagttttacaactggacatcccctttaagtgcccaacagtcgcCCCAGCAGCTATTGCTTCTCTGCTTTCACACCAGAGTAATAATGATTCGGTGAGTGGAGGCGGGGagcgccggagatctcttccgccCGCCTCCACTACAGAGTAACCAGGTAGTTCACAgaggaacgactgcctgttcaacGGCCTGTTGGCTGTATAAACAGATCACAGTTGGTCGCCGGCCGTGTTCACGCTGCGCGATTATTGTTCGGTTTCGCATGATCCAGAGAGAAACTGAACGatagtcattccgtgtaaaaaaAGGCCCAACTACACGTCACACGTACCGAGGAGGACGGGACATGTCAGGCTGTCTGCACAGCGACTCCTACAAGACCGGCTCTGCTGCATTCTGACGGCGTCGCTCTGCTGCACGGAGGCGTTCCTCCAGGACGACTATTCCTCATCAGTTACGTGTAACTGGGGCAGTGATGCCAGCGCCGCCCGATGCCCTCACCAACTGGAACTCCTTGCCGTCATGATGTCGGCATTTTACCTGAAAAAATAGCGCAGCACGATTCGCCGTTCTTGTTTTTCCCGGTAATCTACAAGCAGAACCTCCAACACAGACTGAACGGGGACTTTACTTCTTGGTTCGGTGTCTTCCTGGGACGGTTCTGCGGCGTCTCATATCTGAAGCTCTGGGAACGCCGAGTGGCCCGGGAGATGTTTGTTCTCACGGATTCCACCGCTAAAACCGCGGCAGAAGTCTACGGCTGTCGTTGAGGATTCGCAAACGGATTTCGCCCGGTCAGCAGGAAAAACCTGTGAGCAGAATGTCTGATTTCACTCCTTCATGCGGATCCGCGTCGGAAATTCCACGTGTAGATTTTGTCATCGTCGGGGCTAAGTCCGTGCGCAAATCCATGACAAAATGGTCCTGAATGTCCGCTGCGGTTTTATGCTGGGGCCACAAAGGGGCGGCGGGTCAACGAATCATATATAACTGCCTGCGTGAAtacgcagtcatgcgcagtacaatttcgccGCCACATGCTGGGTCGCGACCGGGTTCACAGCTGTAAAACATTGCGGAAGCCCCGTGGTGCGTTCGGCCTACAACCGTACGAGCCCGGCCTAAAAGTGAGGCACGTTTACCGTTCAGGGtgataggaaagctgggtgacaactgatGTGGCGGCGGAGATGCCAGCCAGCTATACGTAAGACACAAATGAATAATGACTTGATCACCATGACAGAAGAGGGCGCAGTGAGGACTTCCGCGGCCGCTGTCATGTGACTCATCGCCGTGTAATGCGGCCCCCACTCATCGCCGTGCAATGCGGCCCCCATGTACGTTCTATACCGTACGGTAGAGATGCCTCTTCTCTGATGCACCAACGTTCACCTTTCGTCTCTTCCTTCCCAACAGGTTCTGCTATCCTGGCACTCCTCTTGGCGGGTTACCTGGCGCAGCAGTATTTACCTATGCCCACTCCCAAGGTGATTGGCGTAGATCTTGGAACGACGTATTGCTCGGTTGGCGTGTTTCATCCCGGCACGGGAGTTGTGAAGGTCATCGCAGATAGCAGCGGGCATCTGAGTATACCCAGCATCGTGTCCTTCACTGAGAGCGACGTGTACGTGGGGTACGAAGCCCTGGAGCTCGCCGACGCCAATCCAGAGAACACCGTATACGATGCCAAAAGATTTATTGGAAAGACCTTCACCCGCGAGGAGCTGCAGAGAGAAAGTGAGCGCTACCCCTTTAAGGTGAGACGTGTAATCCAGGCAAGAGTGCAGTAACGGCAGGAGATCCcacctgtactgctcctgagttacatcctgtattatactgcagagctgcactcactattctgctggtggagtcactgtgtagatacattacctatcctgtattatacttcagagctgcatgcACTATCTTGCTAGCTACTACCAGAAACATCTGGCAACCTTGTTTACTGAGGCAATGTCTGAGCAGCCATGAGCGGTGTCTGTAGGGTTGTCAGGTCCTGTATTCATACAATGTCCTCTCGGGTCTCCGAGGGATCTGCTGATTTTGGGATCTTCTCTTTCAGGTTCTCTACAAGGACGGCGACGCTTTGTATTCCATCAGAACCAACGAGACCTTCACGGTGACCCCGGAGTACATCAGCGCTCAGCTGCTGCTGCACCTGAAGAAGATGGCGGAGGCGTATCTCGGTCTTCCCGTCTCTAAGGCTGTTATCTCGGTGCCGGCAGAGTTTGATGAAAGGCAACGCAACTACACTGTGAAGGCGGCCAATCTTGCGGGTGTGTGATCAGGCGTGGCGCCGGGGTTAAGTGCTGCCTGTACAAGTGATCAGAGGTTCTCCATAACTTATGGACTGAAGTTTGATCAGAGGGCTTTGGgtgttgagacccccactgattactgCAATGAAGGGGCTGCATGGCTCACCTGAGCATTGTGCCCCTTAGTTATGGGTCTTGCTGCTCGACTGTTCTTGTAGCTGGAGACGGCCGTATGGATGTCTACAGACCTCTTCTACAGACATCTATGAGCCTGTCGTCAGCTGCCAAGGAGTTATAAACAAAACTGTAGGGGTACAAGCCCTTCATTTCAGTGATCGGTGTGGTCTCGGCAccctggacccccactgatcagaactTCTCAAATGTTTTACAAAAGTGcagtaagaccccatttacactgacagatgatcgctcaaacgacagtttgagtgaccgttttgagcgatcatctttgcatagtctatagtagctaattagctactaaagagctatgcaggcggagcgggacaccgccgctattgCTCGGCAAACAATatagctgttttgcataaacagCTGCATCGTTCTCCGCGCTTACAGCtcacgtcccgctgtgaactaccagcaggacacgagctgaaagaatcttatcagcgctgctgactgtgttaacagcctgcaccgctgataagagttcatctctcaattctagaaaactagaattgagcgaggaacgaatcgtgcacgaaaactgcgcaatgtccatgcatttagacgcaacgcttATCAGTAcaaaaagacggctttgagcgagaatcgttgtctaaatgggccactACGGTGAGTTATGGGCCACTTTGTCTTGTTGAAGCCAccttctggtcctggacaaaccaagTTGACCACCCCAATTCTCTgactggtagtctaagacactacagactgctgtgattggctcacagATGACTCTGTATTGATGACTGATTGCGATTGACTCGCTCTTCTATACAAGAGCGAGTATACTGCCCCAACAGAGGTCAGAAGGACATTTTTGACCTCTGAGGGGCTTCCATTAGATGGACTGGGGTCTATGGATATCCTTGATgtatacagcagatacaccaaATGCTGCAGTGTGAATGCACCGTTAGTTTAGCTAATTAGTTAGATTGACAAACAGGAGGAGCCACGGAGAGGGTGGAGCAAAAAACAGGAAGCTGGGTCCTGATGTTGTGTCAATGCATGAGCTGATCATCTGACCCCCTCGGATACGTCGCACCAACACGTTTTCCCCACTACTGTGACTTTAGTCCATGTTCTTTAATGTAGATGTTTTTCCTGGGATGTGAAGGGCGTCTGATATGTCTCCATATTACAGGGCTGGATATTCTGAGGATCATCAATGAGCCCACAGCGGCAGCGATGGCTTATGGATTACACAAGGCCGACGTCTTCAATGTTCTGGTGGTGGACCTCGGAGGAGGAACGTTGGATGTCTCCCTGCTGAATAAGCAAGGAGGAATGTTCCTGACACGAGCCATGGCGGGTAATAACACGTTGGCGCCATTTAAGATTTATGATCAGTATGACAGATTGCTGCTGGCCACGCCCCCGTCTGTTGGGTCCACCCACGTAAGACAAAAAGTGCAGAAAGTTGGCATAATAAAGCTCCAAAACGTTGCAATAATAGATTCCCTCCGTAGTTCATAAAAATAGTCAAGCAACAAAAATGCAGCAATTCGTTAAAATGTAGCGGATTAATCAAGGCTCGCGCAAAACGGCCGTTGCCTGCTGGCGCCCCCTCACCCTCTGTGCGACTGCGTTCCCAACATGTATTACACATGCTGCTCTTACTGAGCTGCTGATTGCTGCATTTTGACTTTTCTAGACTTTCGggatgcagcaattttttccacaattttttgttttcttctctcAATTTTCAAAacatcaaaactttttttttttctggtcttgttttttgaggggcgagttgtagttttcagtaGTATTTAATTTTCcacataatgtactaaaaaacgttTACAAATTTGTggattgaaatgaaaaaaaaatgcaactctgccgTTTTGGattggtttgttttttgcagcattcatgcagaaatgacaactttattctgtaCTTCAGTATGATTTACCGCGGTAtcgaatttatatatatattctatcccactagagaaaaaaactgtttaaagtaTTCTGCCGCCATTTCCTGACATCATAACCCTATTTTTCCATTGCTGTAGCCttgtgaaatgtattttttttttctgatggcagtCACTGTCCTATTTTAATCACCTTTTATGGATGTGGCAGTACCAAATACATTTAATTTTGGGGGGTTTTATGCATTTTTCTTAAATATGGGGAAAAATGGTTTTGTTAAACTTCAATTTTGGAAttcgtaaaaaaagaaaaaactttttaaatttaaactttttgtttgttttagttCCTGCAGGGGACTTGGATGTGTGATATACAGTgtactgcaatactatagtattgcattgtactgtatttTGATAGATTTATTTGATATGCCACAGGCACCtcttaataggcaaacattcACAAGGCCCCCTGGCTGCTATAACATCTAAATGGCATCCTGGGGGGCAGTTGGGGACCTCTAGAGACCAATTGGGTCACTTGAATGTCACAGCTAAGACTGGTGTGAACTCTGGTTGTGGCCAGGTGTCGGCTGTCCTTTATAGTCAACACTCGCCGTCTATGGGGGTGGGCTAAGCCCACTTTATAAAAAGTTCTGCGCACATCCAACATACATGTGCCTCGGCTGTTGCCAGAGGGTTGACCGCAGACCCTAGCATTTTTAGGCGAGAACAAAGGCGTggcaaatgacattttttttcacagtaaTGTGGTGTATAACGACCTAATTAGGGCCTCTGGTATAAAGAGGCTAAAGACCGTTTTCCCATTGGTTTACTAATAATTTGCATTTTGCAGG is a window of Eleutherodactylus coqui strain aEleCoq1 chromosome 4, aEleCoq1.hap1, whole genome shotgun sequence DNA encoding:
- the HSPA13 gene encoding heat shock 70 kDa protein 13 — its product is MAGEMTILGSAILALLLAGYLAQQYLPMPTPKVIGVDLGTTYCSVGVFHPGTGVVKVIADSSGHLSIPSIVSFTESDVYVGYEALELADANPENTVYDAKRFIGKTFTREELQRESERYPFKVLYKDGDALYSIRTNETFTVTPEYISAQLLLHLKKMAEAYLGLPVSKAVISVPAEFDERQRNYTVKAANLAGLDILRIINEPTAAAMAYGLHKADVFNVLVVDLGGGTLDVSLLNKQGGMFLTRAMAGNNKLGGQDFNQRLLQYLYDSIYTTYGSLPHLKEEIHRLRQSVEAVKLNLTIYNSSWVRAPLTLSKQPPGKAEEQSPKERPLEGAAIHEEDQPDSSRTQQVHFEADISRKLFEHLNEDHFQKILVPIERVLKEGHLEKDEVDEIVLVGGSTRIPRIRQVIRDYFSKEPNTSVDPDLAVVTGVAIQAGIVAGSWPLQVSAIEIPNRHLRKTNFN